The DNA region GGCGTTTGGTATGCCCAGCACATGTTTGGTGAGTTGTGGGCTGCGCCAAATCTTCCTTTGGTGTCAACCGCGATTAATCCCATGGAATTGTAAGTGGCTGTCATTCTCTTGTTTACGAGACTTATGGCTGACTCGACAGCTTCTTGTGCGTTTTTTCCCATTTCAATGTAATTGCAAACTGTTTTTGCCAGAACAAGCCGTATGGCTATTTCGCCAACACCTGTGGCTGAGCATGCTCCTGCTTGATTGTCCGCGTATGTGCCGCATCCTATTAACGGTGAATCGCCTATTCTTCCTGGAAGTTTTAATGGAAATCCGCCGGTTGAAGTTGCCGCTGCGACATTTCCGTCTTTGTCTAGTGCAACGGCGCCTACGGTTTCAAGCTCGAAAAATTCTGGGTGATTTTTAACTAGCCCATACAGTTTTGGCAGTTCAAACTTGCCTTCAAGAAGGATTTTCTTCTGTTGCTCATGATATTTGAGTCTGAGCTCCGTTATTGGGCTTCTTCTCTCAAGGTTGAAAATCTCGGCGAGTTTTTCTGCGCCTTCACCAGCCACGAAAACATGGTCTGTTTTTTCCATAACTATTCTTGCCAAACGGACAGGGTTTTTAATGTCTTTTAAAAGACTTGCAGCGCCGGCTTGCAACGTTTTCCCATCCATAATTGACGCTTCCATTTCCGCTTGCTTTTCAATGTTTAAGGTCGACCCATAACCTGCGTTAAACGCGCCGTCATCTTCCATGACTGCAACAGCTTCCATCACGCTGTCAACCGCGCTACCGCCATTATTCAAAATTTCAAAACCAGTTCTTGCCGCTCTTTTAACTCCTTCCAACCCTGGTTGGCTACGTTCTGGTTGCCACGTGCCGGCTCCACCGTGAACTACGATTACAGGCTTTATTTCTGTCAATGTTGATTCCTTCTCTTTAGAGTTATAGAAGTCATTTGTAGAGAAATTTAAGCCTAATGTTTACGTGCATGCATCAAAATGGATAAATCTTTGTGATTGCATGTTGAATGTGGGATGATGTGAGGCGACGGCTGAGAGCCAAAAGCTATGAGATAGCCACTAACCTGCACTGACCCTAAAATTGTTCTATAGCAATTAAATGTTAAATTTGATTGTTAACTTAATTAATAGTGAGGGTGAGGTTGTGCTTAGAGATTTTAATCTTTTAGCTACAACTTCTCGGGGAAATGAGGATGAAGCTTGCTCTGAATTGTGGTATTTGCTTGGAGAAGTGGGAGATTCAGCGGCGACTGTTGATAAAACTGGTGTTGCAGGTTTGATTGTTGCAAAAACCGCGTTTAACCCGTTTGAAGTTATAGAGAAGCTTCACAAAATCTTGCATGAGCGTCCCTACGAATTTCGCTATACTCTTAGGATAATTCCGATAGAGAAGGTTGTCCGCACAGATTTAGGCGCTATTCAGAAGGTTGCTACTGAGTTAAGCACTAAAATAATGAAAAATGAAACGTTCCGCGTGACGGTTGAGAAACGCTTTACAGAGACATCAACAAGAGACATAATTGAGAATGCAGCAGCAAACATAGAAAGAAAAGTTGATTTAAACAAACCCGACAAAATTCTCCTAATCGAAGTTGTCGGCGGATTGACCGGTATCTCCGTCATAAAACCTGACGAAATCTTAGCGGTCATAAAAGAAAAAGTGCTATAAACTAACGTTGAGTAACTAACAGCGCCATCCGTTCAATAACAAGGTCGGTTAAAGCGTCTTCTATATTATCTTCTTTCGTTACGGCTTCAAGCTCCTTGTCTGATATTTTGAAAGTTTTTCGGATAGTCGCCATCTTTTGTTCGGACATTTCCAAAATTTTATCGTCAGTCTGCGCATCCATTCGCTTTGAAATAGCTGATAATGTTGCCTTCACCTTTTCTTTTTCGTCTCCAACCACGAGCACTGCTATGTTCGCTGTTTTGGGCTTGATTCCAAGAAGCTCCATAGCCTTTCGGATTTGACGTTGCGCTGAAGCATAGAGCATTGTTTCCATTTCAAAACTTTTTGAAATGTTGCATTCGTTTTTGAAGGCGGTTAGTGCGTTTAAAACTGCAAAATACAAGTGTCGCCAGGTAGCTATAAGTTCTGCATCGAAAAATTGAATCTCCACATTTGAAGGCTTTTCCTTCCTAATTTCCTCTAAAAATTTTTTTACATCTCCGATTTTTGCGTTTTTGAAGCCTTCTATTGCCACATACTTTCTAAATTCTTCTATGCGTTTCAGCAATTTTCTTCCTCAAAAATTTCCTTTAAAAACCTCTCGGCGATTTCTGCTGGAATTCCAGACTTTATCAGTTTCTCGATTTCTTTTTCCACCGGCGTTCCTTTTTCTCTGCATTTTTTGACTATTTTTCTAACAGTTTCTTTTATTTCCCATGGAAAAACTATCCAGCGGCTTGTTTCCTTTTCGTAGTAGTCTGGTTTTATGATGCTCCACGGCTTGTAGTAGATTGTGGCTATTTTGACTTCTTTTGCGCCTTTTTCAAGCAAGTGCTCTTTAACTAGCTTTAGACTGTTGCCTGTGTCCGCAATTTCGTCCACAACAAGTACTCGCTTATTTTCGACTGACATAGAAACTGGCTGCGTTAAACATGGTTCACCTTTTGTTTCTGCAACTCCAATATAAAATTCTGCTCTGACATTAGCAAGGTTAGGATTGTTCAGCAAATCGGAGAGCACTCTTGCAGGTGGCCAACCACCTCTGGAAACGCCCACAATTACGTCTGGCTTGAACTTGTTTTTGCGTATTTTTTCTGCCAAATTCAAAAGCATTGTGTATATTTGATTCCATTGAGGACTTTCAAACTCAAGTTCCATGTGCACTCAATCCTTAATTTCTTTGACAAGTATTTTTGTTGGAGCAATTATTAAGTTTTAGAATGCAGTTGCCTCTTACCATTGCATTTGAGTTGGCAGTTATATAGAAAATGTTAAAAATGGTACGATATGATTTATCATCTGGGTTCAAAAATGAAAAAGCTAAATATGTTGCTTTTAGTTTCAATGCTAGCGATTTTCGCACTGTCTGCAATTGCTAGACCGGCTAAAGCGACTATATCATCGCACAATTGGATTGACGCTTTATTAAAAGACGAAACTGACGATTTTCTAGGAACTGTTTCCGCTGGATACAAAACTGGGTCCACAGCAATTCTGAAAGTCAACGTTTACAACCATCTTTCTGACACTATGAACATAACTGCTGTTTACGTAGGTTTTGACTGGGGAATCAACTACTCTTCAACTGAAGTCAACATAACTGAGTTGCTCATTTACCGATTACCACCCGGAATGTCGCATGTATTCACTATTACGTTTACCGTTCCAGACACAACAGTGGCTTCAAACATTGTAAAACATAGCTACAAGATTTATGTAGAAGACGTTAATGCTGTTGGAACAAACTTATGGTCAAACACTCCGCAAAGCGGAAGCAATTTTGCAGTTTTATCCGACGAACAAGCAGAAGCTATAGAACTGAGACGAGAAATTGACAAATACTCATACGGTTATATGTCCCTTACTGCAAAGGCAAGAGAACTATTTCGTAGGGCTGAAGCTACGGAAGACATGGCTGACGACGATTATAAAAAAGGTAGATTTAGCGACGCAGTAAGCAATTATCAAGATGCTTTAAGCCTATACCAAGACGCATGGAATAGCGAAACCGAGTCGCTCCTGGGATTCGAAAAGGCGTTTAAGGACATTTTATCTAATGGTTCAAGCGCAATTACCATGGTTGGATTAGGCTACATTGTCTTCGGGCTTGGTTGGGTTTTCATTGGCATAGGCATAATAATCTACGCGGTCAGAAAGCCAAAGGCAGCCTCTTAATCTTAAGTAAGCTGAAACCCCATTCTTTTTTTATCTTTCTTCAAAAATACTTATCTAATAAACATGCTTCTCATAAAGGGCGTGGAGGACTGGAGATGGCTGAAATAGTGGAATGCGTGCCTAACTTTAGCACTTCAGACCCGAAAGTTGTTGAATTAATTCTTAACGAGGTTCGAAAAACGCGAAACGCGTTCCTGCTTGATTATACTTTTGATGGTTATTACAATCGGCTTGTAGTTTCAGTTGTCGGTAACAAGAAATCTGTTCTTGGCGCGGTTTTAGGCGCGTCTTTTAAGGCTGTTGAGCTTATTGACATGCGCAAGCATAAGGGTCAGCATCCACGCTTGGGCGCTGTTGACGTTGTCCCGTTTATTCCCATCAAAAACGTAACGTTAGAAGACTGCATTGAGCTTGCGAAAAAATTTGGCAAAACATTAGCAGAAAAATGTAACGTTCCCGTTTATCTTTATGGAGAGGCGCAGCCGAAGCCTGAACGCAAAGATTTAGATTGGATTCGTGAAGGCGAATACGAAAAGCTTGCTGAAAACATCATTAAGCCAGAGCGTAAACCCGATTTTGGTCCAGCCAAGTTTAATCCCAAAGCTGGCGCGACAATAACTGGTGCTCGTAGACTTATGGCTGGTTTTAACGTTAATTTGGGCACTGCAGATTTGGTGGTTGCGAAGAAAATTGCGAAGGCTTTGCACGCGAAAAAAGGCGGCTTTTCAAATGTTAAGGCTATGGCTGCCTTTATTCCTGAAAAGAACATCACGCAGATAGGCATGAGTATACACGATTTTGAAAAGACACCGCTTTATCGAGTGTTTGAACTGTTGAAGGTTGAGTGTGCACGGTATAACGTGCCGATAGTAGGCTCAGAGTTCTGCGGTATGGCTCCTTTAAAAGCTCTTATTGATGTGGCTGCATATTACTTGAAGGTTGACAATTTAACAGAAGACCGCGTTTTAGAAATAGCCATACACAATGTCATGGAGAAAGGCGGTGCCTTTGAATAAACCCGTCAAACCACGAGCCAGAGAAAAAGTAGACTTGCTCATTGTGAACGCTGATGAACTTGTCACTCTTGGCGGTGGCAACCAGAAACCTCGCGTTGGCAAGCAGATGCGTGAGCTTGGAATAATACGCAATGGTAGTTTAGCGATTAAAGACGGCGTTGTTGTTGCCGTTGGAAAAACGCCTGATGTTACAAAGGTTTACAGAGCAGAAACCATACTGAGCGCTAATGGAAAAACCGTTTTACCCGGTTTTGTTGACCCTCACACGCATTTGGTTTTTGCTGGTTCACGTGAAGAAGAATTTCAAATGCGAGTTGAAGGCGCTTCTTACATGGAAATTCTCAGCGCGGGCGGCGGCATACTCAAGACTGTTAAAGAGACAAGAAAGGCGAATGTGGAAAAGCTTGCTGATTTAGGCATAAAAACGCTTGATATTATGTTAGAGCATGGAACAACCACTGTTGAAGCCAAAAGCGGTTATGGCTTAACAACTAAAGATGAATTAAAGATTTTGGAGGCTGCAAAACGCATAAATCAACTGCATTGCGTGAATGTGGTTTCAACTTTTCTAGGCGCTCACGCTATTCCGCCAGAATTTAGGGATAACCCGAATGGCTACGTTAATCTTGTAGTTGAGGATATGATTCCGAAAGTGGCTGAGAAGAGCTTGGCAGAATTCTGCGATGTTTTCTGTGAAAGGGGCGTTTTCACTCTTGAACAGACTAGACGCATTTTAGTTGCTGGCAAAAATTATGGGTTAAAGCCTAAGGTTCATGCTGATGAGATGAGCATGCTTGGTGGTGCGGAACTTGCGGCTGATGTGGGCGCTGTTTCCGCTGAGCATCTGCTTTTTTCTTCAGTTGAGGGAATAAAAGCCATGGCTGAAAAGGGAGTGATTGCAATTTTGCTTCCCGCCGCCGCCTTTAGCCTTATGATGGGGCGTTATGCAGACGCTAGGTTAATGATTGATTCTGGCGTTCCAGTGGCTTTGGCAACCGATTTTAATCCTAACTGTTTGGTCGAGAATATGCAGTTGGTTATAGCGTTTGCCTGTCATTTTATGAGGTTAACTTCTGCTGAAGCCATTACAGCTGCAACGATAAATGCGGCTCATGCAGTTTGCAGAGCTGGCGAGGTTGGTAGTTTAGAGGTTGGCAAAAAAGCTGATGTCGTTATTTTGGATGTTCCGAATCATAAGTTTCTCGGTTACCATTTTGGCGTAAATCTCGTGGACAAAGTTATCAAAAATGGTAGAGTGGTTGTTGATAGAGAAAAGCAAGGTGAGCTGGTGCTTATTCGCGAGACCGAATAGGCAAGTGATATTTTATTTTTTGCGTTTTCTTACTTTGTCTATTATTGTGAAGATTATCCAAACTATTACGCCATAGATTACTGCGTTGAATATTGCTGAAGTTATTGTTTTCACTTTGAACCCTCCATATTCTATTGTTGGGTCTACGTTCATGTTTTCGCTGATTGTGTTGCCCGGTGGTAGTTCAGCATAATACAGAGTTGTAGCTAAGAAGATGAAGAAGATTGCAAGGAACACTAATACTCCTTTCATGCTCCTTTCTCCTTTCGATTTACGTGAGTGTGTTCCTTAATAAACGTGACGGGTGTGAGCAAAAATTATAATGTGCTTCTGTCATTGTGGTTCACGGTGAACTGAATGGTTAAGATTAAGAGACCCGTTAAGTGTTTGACGGGTCCAGAACTGCATTGCAAGAACTGGCAGATTGAAGGCATCCTACGCATGCTTTTTAATGTTGTTGACCCAGAAGTGGCTAAAGACCCAGAAAAGCTCATTGTTTATGGCGGCACGGGCAAGGCTGCGCGAAACTGGGAATGTTTCGAAAAGATTGTTGAGACGTTAACGGAGCTTGAACCTGACGAGACTATGCTTATCCAAAGCGGCAAGCCAGTTGCTGTTTTTAAAACTCATGAGTGGGCTCCTCGGGCTTTAATTGTTAACGCGATGCTTGTGCCGAAGTGGGCTACTTGGGATTACTTTTACGAGTTGGAGCAGAAGGGCTTAATCATGTTTGGGCAGATGACGGCTGGCTCGTGGGCTTACATAGGAACGCAAGGAATTTTGCAAGGCACTTACGAGACTCTTGCGGCTGTTGCAAAAGAGCACTTCGGCGGGTCGTTGCGTGGACGGTTTGTTTTAACTGCTGGTTTGGGCGAGATGGGTGGCGCTCAGCCTTTAGCGGTTACTATGAATGATGGTGTTGCGCTTGTTGTTGAGATTGATAAGTGGGCTATTGAACGTAGGCTCAAGCATAAGTATTTAGAAATGTGGACTGACGATTTAGATGAAGCTGTAAAACTGGTTATGGAAGCAAAACGTGATGGTGTTCCACGCAGTGTAGGCTTGCTTGGTAACGCAGCAGAAGTTCATCCAGAACTGCTAAAGCGTGGAATAATTCCAGATGTTCTAACCGACCAGACTTCAGCACACGACCCGCTGAACGGTTATTATCCTGCTGGATTATCTAAAAAGGAAGCTGATGAGCTTCGAAAGAATGACCCGAAGGAATATCTACGAAGGGCAAACGAAAGCATGCGCGTGCAAGTTGAAACTATGGTTAAGATGATGCGGAAAGGAGCTGTTACTTTTGATTATGGAAACAACCTACGACAACAAGCCTACAACGCCGGATTCAAAGACGCCTTTGCTTATCCAGGCTTTGTTCAGCGCTACATTCGACCCATGTTTTGCGAAGGACGCGGGCCGTTCCGTTGGACTTCGCTTGTTGGTAACAAAGAAGACATTTACACGTTGGATAACGTGATTCTGCGAGAATTCGCCTACGACAAAGAACTGTGCCGCTGGATAAAAAAAGCAAAAGAACAGGTGAAGTTTCAAGGCTTACCTGCACGGGTTTGCTGGCTTGGCTTCGGCGAAAGAGCAAGATTTGGCAAAATAATCAATGAGATGGTAGCTAAAAAAGAGCTTTCTGGACCAGTTTGGATTGGACGAGACCACTTGGACGGCGGAAGCGTGGCTTCACCTAACCGCGAAACAGAAGCCATGAAAGACGGAAGCGACGCAGTGGCTGATTGGCCTATACTCAACGCTTTAATCAACGCTGTTGGCGGCGCGACATGGGTTAGTGTGCATCATGGCGGAGGCGTGGGCATAGGTTACAGCATACACGCTGGCATGTGTCTCGTAGCGGACGGCACGAAAGAAGCAGAAAAGCGCATAGTTACTGTGTTGACAACAGACCCGGGAACAGCAATAGTTAGACACGCGGACGCAGGCTATGAAAAGGCACAAAAAATAGCAAAAGAAAAGGGCGTCAAAATGCCAATGCTAAAGTAGGCTGGTGCACTTTGAAGTTTGTTGCTGCTTGCGGCATTTGCTGTGATGTTTGTGCTCTTCACACTAAACTGGGTTGTGTTTGCAGTTCAGGCGTTGAGGAAATAGCGAAAGAGAAGGTTAAAACTCAATGGGGCGGTAAGGGCGTTTTATGTTTAGTTCTAGATTGTGCAGTGAAACGCGGCGTTGCTTATTGTATGCGTGATTGCGAAGAATTTCCATGCCAAAAATATTTTGAATGGTGCTTTCCTTATGGAAAAGACTACTTAGAAATGCACATGAAAAGAAATCCGAAACAGAAAAGTGAATAGTAAATCAGCGACTGTGAACCTTAACGAACCTCTCAATAGTTCGGTCATACGTCTTCTCAACATCAGACGGAAACAAGCAACCCGGCAACTCTCCCCTTTCCCTATGATAACTTATGCATTCACAACATTTTCCACGCTTTTCGCAACTACCATAACTGCACGTGCAATCCTGCAGATTAATCTGCACATTTGGACAAGACTTCCGCTCAATCATCTCTTAGACCTTCCTTTCGTAGCAACTAGAATATTACAAATTGAACCTATTTATAAGGGGGGCTATAGCTCTCCCAAGCCTAACAAACACACTTATCATAGTCTGAAACTTTACAACCAAAAAAGAAAAAAGAAATTTGGATATTTGCCGTCTTCTAGTATTCTTCGCCGAACTCTGATGGCTCTTTAGGCGGTTTCTTCTCTTTCTCTTTTTCCATGCCCTTCGCTGCGATTAAATCGTCAATTTTCAGTATCATGTTCGCTGCTTCAGTCGCGGACTTCACCACTTGCTGTTTCACACGCAATGGCTCAACAATTTTCAACTCCAGCATATCCATGACCTTACCAGAAAACACATCGACACCATAAGAAGGTGAAGCAGCGCTTTCATGTTTAGCACGCAAAGCCACCATAATATCAATAGGGTCCAAACCAGCATTTTCAGCCAAAATCAAAGGAATAGACTCCACAGCATCAGCAAAAGCCTCAATTGCCAACTGCTCTCGACCGCCAACCTTCACTGCATACTCTCTAAGTTGCCTTGCAACCTCCGCTTCAGGTGCACCACCACCAGGAACAATCTTTCCATCTTCAACCGCATTTCTAACAACACACAATGCATCATGCAGTGAACGTTCAGCCTCATCAATAACATGCTCTGTTCCGCCTCTGACAACAATTGTGACAGCCTTCGGATTCTTGCACTCCTTAACATAAACAAGCTTGTCCTCGCCAATCTTGACCTCTTCAACAACCTTTGCTTCTCCCAAAACATCACGTGACAAGTCTTTAAAGCTAGCCATAATTTTGCCGCCAGTAGCTCTCGCAAGTTTCTCCATGTCACTACTGCTTACGTTTTTCACTGCCAAGATGCTCTTCTTTGCCAAGAAATGCAAAGCCAAATCATCAATGCCCTTCTCACAAAAGACTACATTTGCACCGGCTTCCGCTATTTTTTCAACCATTTCACGAAGCATTCGCTCCTCTTCATCCAAGAAAAGCTTCATCTGCTCTGGACTTTCAATGTTAATTTTAGCGTCAAACTCCGTCTTTTCAATCTCCAACTTCGCATTCAGCAACGCTATCTTCGCATTTTTGACAATCTTCGGCATTTGCGGATGCGCAACTTCCTTGTCAATGACCATGCCTTTGACAAGCTCTGTTTCCTCCAAGCTTTTTCCATGCTTTTTCAGAACCTTAATCAAGTCCACATCAGCCTTGATTTTTCCATCTTTTTTCTCTGCAACATGTTTAATTGCGTCCACAGCTAGCTTGGCAAAATGCTCTTTGGAGCCAGCGATGCCTTTGCTACCCATGGATGTTACTGCCACATCAATAAGTTTCTCTTCATCATTCATGCTCACCGGAATCGCCATTTTCTCCAAAATTTCCTGAGCCTTTTCGCTAGCTTTCTTGAACCCTTCAATAATCACTGTTGGATGAATGTTCTGGTCAAGCAAATTTTCAGCCTTAGAAAGCAACTCTCCAGTTAAAACCGCTGCAGTAGTCGTTCCATCACCCACCTCATTATCCTGCGCCTTTGCAACTTCAACAAGCATCTTCGCTGCCGGATGCTGAACATCAAGCTCCTTCAAAATTGTAGCGCCGTCATTAGTTATGGCAACATCGCCGAAACTGCTGACCAACATCTTGTCCATGCCCCTCGGACCCAAAGTGGTCTTTACAGTCTCCGCTATTATCTTTGCAGCCATAATGTTATTTCTCTGCGCTTCTCTTCCTGTAGTTCTACCCGTTCCCTCTTTCAAAACTAACACTGGCACTGTACCAGATGGTGCAGCAGCCATCAAACATCACCTCCTACACGTTTTCATGTATGAAGTGAAACTGAAACTTGGCAAAAATCAAAGGAAAAAGCGCTTAAATATAAATTTTTCTAACAATCACCAACCCTAAAAATCTTGTATCCAGAAGCCTTCCTCAACCTATTCATAACAGCCAAACCTAACCCTTCTAAAGGCACACCTTCAGCAATTATAACGTCAACTCCTTCAGAATCAAACTCTCTCAAAAACCTAAACAAGTTTCTCGCAATAGTTACAAAATCATTCCTACTTCCAAGCGACTTCACAACATCAACCCTATAAAACGCAACAGATTCATCAGTAGCAAGAACGCCAACTTTCTTACCTTCACGCATAAACACTTCCGCCAACTCCTTAATTCTAGCAACAACAGCTGACAATTCACCCTCAACAACAAACATCTCCGCTTTCGGAGCATAATGCCTATGCCTTAACCCAGGAGAACGCGCTTGATCAATCGAAAGCTGTTTCTCAGCAACCGCAATCGGATGAAGTCTAACCTCCCCCAGAATTTTCTTCAACACCTCATAAGGTGTTCCCCCAGGACGCAGAATTTGTGGAGGGTCAACCGTCATGTCCAGAACAGTTGATTCAACTCCAATACAAGTTGATCCAGCATCCAAAATCGCATCTATACTTCCCTCAAGGTCATCCAAAACATGCTTCGCAGTTGTTGGACTTGGCTTCCCAGCAAGATTCGCGCTTGGAGCAGCAATTGGACATTCGCTTTCTTTAATCAACGCTAAAGCCACATTATGATTAGGCATACGAATAGCTATCGTGCTCAAACCCGCAACAGCCACATCTGGAACTATCTCTGAACGCTTAAAAATCAAAGTTAAAGGTCCAGGCCAAAACTCA from Candidatus Bathyarchaeota archaeon A05DMB-5 includes:
- a CDS encoding thermosome subunit, giving the protein MAAAPSGTVPVLVLKEGTGRTTGREAQRNNIMAAKIIAETVKTTLGPRGMDKMLVSSFGDVAITNDGATILKELDVQHPAAKMLVEVAKAQDNEVGDGTTTAAVLTGELLSKAENLLDQNIHPTVIIEGFKKASEKAQEILEKMAIPVSMNDEEKLIDVAVTSMGSKGIAGSKEHFAKLAVDAIKHVAEKKDGKIKADVDLIKVLKKHGKSLEETELVKGMVIDKEVAHPQMPKIVKNAKIALLNAKLEIEKTEFDAKINIESPEQMKLFLDEEERMLREMVEKIAEAGANVVFCEKGIDDLALHFLAKKSILAVKNVSSSDMEKLARATGGKIMASFKDLSRDVLGEAKVVEEVKIGEDKLVYVKECKNPKAVTIVVRGGTEHVIDEAERSLHDALCVVRNAVEDGKIVPGGGAPEAEVARQLREYAVKVGGREQLAIEAFADAVESIPLILAENAGLDPIDIMVALRAKHESAASPSYGVDVFSGKVMDMLELKIVEPLRVKQQVVKSATEAANMILKIDDLIAAKGMEKEKEKKPPKEPSEFGEEY
- a CDS encoding phosphoribosyltransferase, which codes for MELEFESPQWNQIYTMLLNLAEKIRKNKFKPDVIVGVSRGGWPPARVLSDLLNNPNLANVRAEFYIGVAETKGEPCLTQPVSMSVENKRVLVVDEIADTGNSLKLVKEHLLEKGAKEVKIATIYYKPWSIIKPDYYEKETSRWIVFPWEIKETVRKIVKKCREKGTPVEKEIEKLIKSGIPAEIAERFLKEIFEEENC
- the ftcD gene encoding glutamate formimidoyltransferase, coding for MAEIVECVPNFSTSDPKVVELILNEVRKTRNAFLLDYTFDGYYNRLVVSVVGNKKSVLGAVLGASFKAVELIDMRKHKGQHPRLGAVDVVPFIPIKNVTLEDCIELAKKFGKTLAEKCNVPVYLYGEAQPKPERKDLDWIREGEYEKLAENIIKPERKPDFGPAKFNPKAGATITGARRLMAGFNVNLGTADLVVAKKIAKALHAKKGGFSNVKAMAAFIPEKNITQIGMSIHDFEKTPLYRVFELLKVECARYNVPIVGSEFCGMAPLKALIDVAAYYLKVDNLTEDRVLEIAIHNVMEKGGAFE
- a CDS encoding asparaginase, with product MVVHGGAGTWQPERSQPGLEGVKRAARTGFEILNNGGSAVDSVMEAVAVMEDDGAFNAGYGSTLNIEKQAEMEASIMDGKTLQAGAASLLKDIKNPVRLARIVMEKTDHVFVAGEGAEKLAEIFNLERRSPITELRLKYHEQQKKILLEGKFELPKLYGLVKNHPEFFELETVGAVALDKDGNVAAATSTGGFPLKLPGRIGDSPLIGCGTYADNQAGACSATGVGEIAIRLVLAKTVCNYIEMGKNAQEAVESAISLVNKRMTATYNSMGLIAVDTKGRFGAAHNSPNMCWAYQTPETKETVASLTAKIVK
- a CDS encoding RNA methyltransferase, which gives rise to MLRDFNLLATTSRGNEDEACSELWYLLGEVGDSAATVDKTGVAGLIVAKTAFNPFEVIEKLHKILHERPYEFRYTLRIIPIEKVVRTDLGAIQKVATELSTKIMKNETFRVTVEKRFTETSTRDIIENAAANIERKVDLNKPDKILLIEVVGGLTGISVIKPDEILAVIKEKVL
- the hutU gene encoding urocanate hydratase produces the protein MVKIKRPVKCLTGPELHCKNWQIEGILRMLFNVVDPEVAKDPEKLIVYGGTGKAARNWECFEKIVETLTELEPDETMLIQSGKPVAVFKTHEWAPRALIVNAMLVPKWATWDYFYELEQKGLIMFGQMTAGSWAYIGTQGILQGTYETLAAVAKEHFGGSLRGRFVLTAGLGEMGGAQPLAVTMNDGVALVVEIDKWAIERRLKHKYLEMWTDDLDEAVKLVMEAKRDGVPRSVGLLGNAAEVHPELLKRGIIPDVLTDQTSAHDPLNGYYPAGLSKKEADELRKNDPKEYLRRANESMRVQVETMVKMMRKGAVTFDYGNNLRQQAYNAGFKDAFAYPGFVQRYIRPMFCEGRGPFRWTSLVGNKEDIYTLDNVILREFAYDKELCRWIKKAKEQVKFQGLPARVCWLGFGERARFGKIINEMVAKKELSGPVWIGRDHLDGGSVASPNRETEAMKDGSDAVADWPILNALINAVGGATWVSVHHGGGVGIGYSIHAGMCLVADGTKEAEKRIVTVLTTDPGTAIVRHADAGYEKAQKIAKEKGVKMPMLK
- a CDS encoding threonylcarbamoyl-AMP synthase, producing the protein MSNKGTWYSLKETLVLKVDSKKPEIEKIRMAADFIKKGGLVAFPTETVYGLGADALNKNAVLALFEAKKRPLDNPPIIHVENIRDVYRLTKKVPYKAERLMSEFWPGPLTLIFKRSEIVPDVAVAGLSTIAIRMPNHNVALALIKESECPIAAPSANLAGKPSPTTAKHVLDDLEGSIDAILDAGSTCIGVESTVLDMTVDPPQILRPGGTPYEVLKKILGEVRLHPIAVAEKQLSIDQARSPGLRHRHYAPKAEMFVVEGELSAVVARIKELAEVFMREGKKVGVLATDESVAFYRVDVVKSLGSRNDFVTIARNLFRFLREFDSEGVDVIIAEGVPLEGLGLAVMNRLRKASGYKIFRVGDC
- a CDS encoding imidazolonepropionase; the protein is MSWRKAVPLNKPVKPRAREKVDLLIVNADELVTLGGGNQKPRVGKQMRELGIIRNGSLAIKDGVVVAVGKTPDVTKVYRAETILSANGKTVLPGFVDPHTHLVFAGSREEEFQMRVEGASYMEILSAGGGILKTVKETRKANVEKLADLGIKTLDIMLEHGTTTVEAKSGYGLTTKDELKILEAAKRINQLHCVNVVSTFLGAHAIPPEFRDNPNGYVNLVVEDMIPKVAEKSLAEFCDVFCERGVFTLEQTRRILVAGKNYGLKPKVHADEMSMLGGAELAADVGAVSAEHLLFSSVEGIKAMAEKGVIAILLPAAAFSLMMGRYADARLMIDSGVPVALATDFNPNCLVENMQLVIAFACHFMRLTSAEAITAATINAAHAVCRAGEVGSLEVGKKADVVILDVPNHKFLGYHFGVNLVDKVIKNGRVVVDREKQGELVLIRETE